In Pleurocapsa sp. PCC 7319, the following are encoded in one genomic region:
- a CDS encoding carbohydrate ABC transporter permease, whose translation MSYQKTIINRYKLTPYLFLLPAIALLGLTVFFPALQAFALSFTQYEYDITQAPQWIGWENFQRLWQDELFWQTIRNTLLYLIGVVPILVIAPLGLAIIVNQKLRGINWFRTAFYTPVVISMVVAGIAWKALYTQNGILNQFLKQIGFPEGIPWLTDPNLAIWSVMLVTIWKGLGYYMVIYLAGLQSISPELYEAAAIDGSDSWQRHLDITIPLMRPYLFLVAVISAISATKVFEEIYIMTQGGPRNSSKTVVYYLYERAFQDLDISYACTIGLVLFLGILGLSIINLKLTAKNNN comes from the coding sequence ATGAGCTACCAAAAAACAATTATTAATCGCTATAAATTAACTCCTTATTTATTTTTATTACCTGCGATCGCTCTGTTGGGGTTGACGGTATTTTTTCCTGCCCTGCAAGCCTTTGCTCTAAGTTTCACGCAATATGAATACGATATTACCCAAGCTCCCCAATGGATTGGCTGGGAAAATTTTCAACGATTGTGGCAGGATGAGCTATTTTGGCAAACGATTAGAAATACCCTACTCTATTTAATCGGAGTAGTACCAATTTTAGTAATTGCGCCATTAGGGTTAGCGATCATTGTGAATCAAAAATTACGGGGCATTAATTGGTTTCGCACTGCATTTTATACCCCCGTGGTGATTTCCATGGTAGTGGCAGGAATTGCCTGGAAAGCTCTTTATACTCAGAATGGAATTCTCAATCAATTCCTCAAGCAAATTGGCTTTCCTGAAGGAATTCCCTGGTTAACCGATCCTAATCTAGCTATTTGGAGCGTGATGTTAGTAACGATCTGGAAGGGATTGGGTTATTACATGGTTATTTATCTGGCGGGCTTACAATCGATTTCTCCTGAATTATACGAAGCAGCAGCGATCGATGGTTCAGATAGCTGGCAAAGGCATCTAGATATTACCATTCCCTTAATGCGACCCTATTTATTTTTAGTAGCAGTAATCTCGGCAATTTCAGCCACTAAAGTATTTGAAGAAATTTATATTATGACCCAGGGGGGACCACGCAATAGCTCAAAGACGGTGGTTTATTATTTATATGAACGAGCTTTTCAGGACTTAGATATCAGCTATGCTTGTACGATTGGTTTGGTTTTATTCTTAGGAATTTTAGGACTATCAATTATTAATTTAAAGTTGACAGCAAAAAATAATAATTAA
- a CDS encoding DNA alkylation repair protein, whose translation MLHNNQRQKLIKRLTNQLEQQSDVKTKQWFDNYLKGAIEYRGLKTPQVASLVKNWYKANDLGHYTVKEQLKLCNSLIASKFAEDKFAGTIYIQKFLLAQVDYQELLAECNSLFQKGYFFDWSTTDWFCNRVLDPTIVKHGINAAEIVANWRYSDNFWQRRAAIVSFRHASCHQEYHALIEQIIEDLVLEDQRFIQTGIGWVLADMSKIYPVKVEALFRKYLDYLDREVIDRHTKHLSCHKELKQLKRKLS comes from the coding sequence GTGCTGCACAATAATCAACGGCAAAAGCTGATTAAGAGATTAACAAACCAGCTAGAACAGCAGTCTGATGTCAAAACTAAACAATGGTTTGATAATTATCTCAAAGGAGCTATTGAATATCGGGGACTTAAAACACCTCAAGTTGCTTCCTTAGTCAAAAATTGGTATAAAGCTAACGACCTTGGACATTACACTGTCAAGGAACAGCTCAAACTCTGTAACAGCTTAATTGCTAGTAAATTTGCTGAAGACAAGTTTGCAGGAACAATCTACATTCAAAAGTTTCTTCTAGCTCAGGTTGACTATCAAGAATTATTAGCAGAATGTAACTCGCTATTTCAAAAAGGCTATTTTTTTGATTGGTCGACAACAGATTGGTTTTGTAACAGAGTTTTAGATCCAACTATTGTCAAGCATGGCATCAATGCTGCTGAAATAGTTGCTAATTGGAGATACTCAGATAACTTTTGGCAACGTCGGGCTGCAATTGTTTCCTTTAGACATGCAAGTTGTCATCAAGAATATCATGCTTTAATTGAACAAATTATTGAGGATTTAGTTTTAGAAGACCAACGTTTTATTCAAACAGGTATTGGCTGGGTTCTGGCTGATATGTCTAAAATCTACCCTGTTAAGGTAGAAGCCTTATTTCGTAAATATTTAGACTATCTTGATCGAGAAGTTATAGATCGCCACACTAAACATTTGTCATGTCACAAAGAGTTGAAACAACTTAAACGAAAATTGTCATAA
- a CDS encoding RuBisCO accumulation factor 1: MNNVPQDSQTKISEAEAQELMRSLLHKEGTWVEWGQVCQKLQKSGYSTQRIFEDTGFQNSQQNLVIVAAQVFDNLVQGNVDPEILTYYKGPRSDVLYEFRVLNQKQRVDASLLAYDKRLDIDGAHLVAKTIKDVSLMSQLPEAFTNHPGDWVAYISWKRAKSQKDLQQRSRLIAQGLKFAHSATAREAIEQLLSDFSVVKTATEPLLPLYRLELEEELPRIVPLAGSYPISSQEIAAVGKVEIQQPFSSIQATHGTYLPVPGWQTVLKADDPVSYLCKSDRLPKSLSGKVEEVLVVLDRANKNWDINSYFIVEIEDKLELRWFETEPDLTIVGQLVLVLRPKKILDEGNITQPWQMDD; this comes from the coding sequence ATGAATAATGTTCCACAGGATAGTCAAACTAAAATATCGGAAGCGGAAGCGCAAGAGTTGATGCGATCGCTACTGCATAAAGAGGGTACTTGGGTAGAATGGGGTCAAGTCTGTCAAAAGCTACAAAAATCAGGCTATAGTACCCAAAGAATTTTTGAAGATACAGGATTTCAAAATAGCCAGCAAAATTTAGTGATTGTGGCTGCCCAAGTTTTTGATAACTTGGTTCAAGGGAATGTTGACCCAGAGATATTGACCTATTATAAAGGTCCTCGTAGTGATGTACTATATGAATTTCGGGTGCTAAACCAAAAGCAGCGAGTAGATGCCAGCCTCCTAGCATACGATAAACGACTGGATATAGATGGAGCGCACTTAGTTGCCAAGACAATTAAAGATGTTTCCTTAATGTCTCAGTTACCAGAAGCCTTTACTAATCATCCTGGGGATTGGGTTGCCTACATATCTTGGAAAAGAGCTAAAAGCCAAAAAGATCTGCAACAGCGATCGCGTTTAATTGCTCAGGGATTAAAATTTGCTCATTCTGCCACTGCTAGAGAAGCGATCGAACAGTTATTAAGTGACTTTAGCGTTGTTAAGACTGCCACTGAACCTTTACTTCCACTGTATCGTTTGGAACTCGAAGAAGAATTACCGCGTATTGTTCCCTTAGCTGGTTCTTATCCTATCAGTAGTCAAGAAATAGCAGCGGTCGGCAAAGTAGAAATTCAGCAACCCTTTAGTAGTATCCAGGCTACTCACGGTACTTATCTACCTGTCCCTGGTTGGCAAACAGTCCTCAAGGCGGATGATCCTGTATCTTATTTATGTAAGAGCGATCGCCTACCCAAATCTCTATCAGGTAAGGTAGAAGAGGTATTAGTCGTTTTAGACAGAGCCAATAAAAATTGGGATATCAATAGCTATTTCATTGTCGAAATCGAAGATAAGTTGGAACTACGTTGGTTTGAAACCGAACCAGATCTAACAATTGTGGGTCAACTTGTCCTGGTACTGCGTCCCAAGAAAATTTTAGATGAAGGCAACATTACTCAGCCTTGGCAAATGGATGATTAG